The Candidatus Nitrosocosmicus franklandus genome contains a region encoding:
- a CDS encoding DUF504 domain-containing protein, producing MVKKGILQEIFSKALYADNPSTYVVTYRDHDIYRRIALDEFVFISEYFQKIPASRIIRVELRGRILYEKN from the coding sequence ATGGTTAAAAAGGGCATATTGCAGGAAATTTTCAGCAAAGCACTTTATGCAGATAATCCATCGACTTATGTGGTGACTTACAGAGATCACGATATTTATCGACGAATTGCTTTAGATGAATTCGTATTCATTTCCGAATATTTTCAGAAGATTCCTGCATCGAGAATAATCCGGGTCGAATTACGAGGACGAATACTTTATGAAAAAAATTAA
- a CDS encoding ParA family protein, which translates to MTHCIAIHSYKGGTGKTTIAANAAALLVQMGKKVAILDLDVYAPSLHNYFKTNPKKWINDFLDNNADIHESIIDTTPLLFPQGQEQTNSKGRLYTGFSNPSRDAIFKFEMGNGTDYWKKQFRKLVFLREQIITKLDADYIIIDTSPGIRHWSINALSIADKLILTMKMDDLDIEGTKKLLFEIYTTFVRFGAISYILLNRVSGYCIPCNTIQSNIVENQDHKKVLEELHAATGANSLSPLPCYCDIQFSPREFLTVINNPNHPFSLRLKNIINEMTNTT; encoded by the coding sequence ATGACTCATTGTATAGCGATACATTCCTATAAAGGGGGCACTGGTAAGACAACAATTGCTGCAAATGCTGCAGCACTGCTCGTTCAAATGGGGAAGAAGGTTGCCATACTCGATCTTGATGTATATGCACCTAGTTTGCACAATTATTTTAAGACAAATCCAAAGAAATGGATAAACGATTTTTTAGATAATAATGCCGACATACACGAATCCATAATTGATACAACTCCCTTGCTTTTTCCACAAGGACAAGAACAAACCAATTCAAAGGGGAGACTTTATACTGGTTTTTCAAATCCGAGTCGAGATGCAATATTCAAGTTTGAAATGGGCAACGGAACAGATTATTGGAAAAAGCAGTTCAGAAAATTGGTTTTCCTTAGAGAGCAAATAATTACCAAGCTTGATGCAGATTATATTATAATAGATACGAGTCCGGGAATAAGACATTGGTCGATTAATGCACTATCAATTGCTGACAAGTTGATTCTGACAATGAAAATGGATGATTTGGATATAGAAGGCACTAAAAAGCTGTTATTTGAAATTTATACCACGTTTGTTCGCTTTGGTGCAATTTCTTATATATTGCTTAATAGAGTTTCTGGATATTGTATCCCTTGTAATACAATTCAATCAAATATTGTGGAAAACCAAGATCACAAAAAAGTTTTGGAAGAATTACATGCTGCAACAGGCGCAAACTCACTCTCTCCTTTGCCTTGCTACTGCGATATACAATTTAGTCCTAGGGAATTTTTGACTGTCATAAATAATCCCAATCACCCATTCTCCTTAAGACTAAAAAATATCATCAATGAAATGACAAATACTACGTGA